The Sphingomonas sanxanigenens DSM 19645 = NX02 genome includes a region encoding these proteins:
- a CDS encoding efflux transporter outer membrane subunit yields MRRYVSLAVLAALAGCTVGPDYKGPESAGAVAPPARFSRADAAAQVAAPGAADWWTGFGDPVLDDLERRALAANPDLGVAQARLRQARAALRLERADGLPNANAQAMGVFAKLPGVDLGSGSGGESAEIDSDVQFYNLGFDASWEVDLFGGHRRQLEAARASIGTAAANLADAQVSLTAEVAQAYINLRDRQHRITLARRSADMQRRMLVLTEQRQAAGTASELQVEQLRGQVEQSDAAVLPLNAERDAYLNALAVLVGEAPGALDALLTAPGAVPLPPEAVPVGDPAALIARRPDVRAAERLLAQRTAQIGTAKAAALPRISFMGLIGIGGTNPGDTLDPDNLAALAIPQLSWNVLDFGRNAARIGQAEGVRDEAAAQYRSAVLSALQDAEDALSRFGARRQTVASAARSKVTAERTAALMRKRYAGGTVTLIDTLDADRQAVAADQSLIQAKAAMTADYVALQKALGLGWAPADEKAQAGR; encoded by the coding sequence ATGCGTAGATATGTTTCGCTTGCTGTGCTGGCCGCGCTCGCCGGTTGCACCGTGGGGCCGGACTACAAGGGCCCCGAATCCGCGGGCGCGGTGGCACCGCCGGCGCGCTTCAGCCGTGCCGATGCTGCCGCACAGGTGGCGGCACCCGGCGCGGCCGACTGGTGGACGGGCTTCGGCGATCCCGTGCTCGACGATCTGGAACGGCGGGCGCTGGCCGCCAACCCCGATCTCGGCGTCGCGCAGGCACGGCTGCGGCAGGCGCGCGCGGCGCTGCGGCTCGAGCGTGCCGACGGGCTGCCAAATGCCAATGCGCAGGCGATGGGCGTGTTCGCCAAGCTTCCCGGCGTCGATCTGGGCAGCGGGAGCGGCGGCGAATCCGCGGAGATCGACAGCGACGTCCAGTTCTACAATCTCGGGTTCGATGCGAGCTGGGAGGTCGATCTGTTCGGCGGCCATCGCCGTCAACTGGAGGCGGCGCGCGCCTCGATCGGCACGGCCGCGGCGAACCTCGCCGATGCGCAGGTCAGCCTGACCGCGGAGGTCGCGCAGGCCTATATCAACCTCCGTGATCGCCAGCACCGCATCACCCTCGCGCGCCGGTCCGCCGACATGCAGCGCAGGATGCTGGTACTGACCGAACAGCGCCAGGCCGCCGGTACCGCCTCCGAATTGCAGGTGGAGCAACTGCGCGGGCAGGTGGAACAGAGCGACGCCGCAGTGCTGCCGCTCAACGCCGAACGCGATGCCTATCTCAACGCGCTGGCGGTGCTGGTGGGCGAGGCGCCGGGCGCGCTCGATGCGCTGCTGACCGCGCCGGGCGCAGTGCCGCTGCCGCCGGAAGCGGTGCCGGTCGGCGATCCGGCCGCATTGATCGCGCGCCGGCCCGACGTGCGCGCCGCCGAGCGCCTGCTCGCGCAGCGCACCGCGCAGATCGGCACGGCCAAGGCGGCGGCGCTGCCGCGGATCAGCTTCATGGGGCTGATCGGCATCGGCGGTACCAATCCCGGCGACACGCTCGATCCCGACAACCTTGCCGCGCTCGCCATCCCGCAGCTCTCCTGGAACGTGCTGGACTTCGGCCGTAACGCGGCAAGGATCGGCCAGGCGGAAGGGGTGCGTGACGAGGCGGCGGCGCAGTATCGCAGCGCCGTACTGAGTGCGCTGCAGGACGCCGAGGATGCTTTGTCCCGTTTCGGCGCGCGCCGCCAGACCGTCGCGAGTGCGGCACGCAGCAAGGTAACTGCCGAGCGCACCGCGGCGCTGATGCGCAAGCGCTATGCGGGCGGAACCGTCACCTTGATCGACACGCTGGATGCCGATCGTCAGGCTGTCGCGGCCGATCAGTCTCTGATCCAGGCGAAGGCAGCGATGACGGCGGACTATGTGGCGCTGCAGAAGGCGCTGGGGCTGGGTTGGGCACCGGCGGACGAAAAGGCGCAGGCCGGCCGCTGA
- a CDS encoding diguanylate cyclase: MRLATIINLAYGATVLLTLASGTTMLLASNALDRERAAVAQREQLDRASADLGKDALVLSEHARQYIITGHAADLEAYDREFARLRADESRIRKLGDAGAGVDEIGAVLDAMRLAETLHDEQRTAIDAQRSGNETQARAIVFGAPYERQLDRVEEQVDRFQDRLNRRIDADVGQATGIARLWRTTSAIVLVATGLLFVFVLAFVIRLRVLRPVVRLSDVVTRLAAQDYAAEMPATDQIDEIGDMAHAIRVFRENGLERQRLEEEAKDDRATRDLLSRMMQRLQGADTMRDLTEVVQRFVPEIVQGMSGILYLHDRHRNAMVERCRWKLPRHSRSEFTPIACWALRRGSSHRPEGAMIDVPCDHLDRIPGAIVNSICLPLIAQREALGLLYFEPIADAGERSATPETYMQMLAENISLAVASLRLRDALREMAMADPLTGLANRRQLDTMLDLLLAESERSGQTVSAVMLDVDHFKRFNDMFGHDAGDLVLREVGAVLRDAVHDGGLAFRYGGEEFLLVLPAVGTSGAIDLAEQIRQRIAALHLVHDGRPLGAVTASIGVANTPDHVAGGRLVRAADAALLHAKQHGRDRVIVAVRDGEEEDAA, translated from the coding sequence ATGCGGCTCGCGACGATCATCAACCTCGCTTATGGTGCCACCGTCCTGCTGACGCTCGCGTCGGGCACCACGATGTTGCTCGCGTCGAACGCGCTGGATCGTGAGCGCGCAGCGGTCGCGCAGCGTGAGCAGCTCGATCGGGCGAGCGCGGACCTCGGCAAGGACGCCCTCGTGCTCAGCGAGCATGCCCGCCAATATATCATCACCGGCCATGCCGCCGATCTCGAGGCCTATGATCGCGAATTCGCACGGTTGCGCGCGGATGAGAGCCGCATCCGCAAGCTGGGCGATGCCGGCGCCGGGGTGGACGAGATCGGGGCGGTGCTCGATGCGATGCGCCTGGCCGAAACCCTGCATGACGAACAGCGGACAGCGATAGACGCCCAACGATCGGGCAATGAGACGCAAGCCCGCGCGATCGTCTTCGGTGCGCCCTATGAGCGGCAGCTCGATCGCGTCGAGGAGCAGGTCGACCGCTTCCAGGACCGGCTTAACCGCAGAATCGATGCCGATGTCGGCCAAGCCACCGGCATCGCGCGCCTTTGGCGGACGACGTCGGCAATCGTGCTCGTCGCCACCGGCCTGCTGTTCGTCTTCGTGCTCGCCTTCGTCATCCGGCTGCGGGTGCTGCGGCCGGTGGTGCGGCTGAGCGACGTCGTCACGCGGCTCGCCGCGCAGGATTACGCTGCGGAGATGCCTGCGACCGATCAGATCGACGAGATCGGCGACATGGCGCATGCGATCCGCGTCTTCCGCGAGAACGGCCTCGAACGCCAGCGGCTGGAGGAGGAAGCGAAGGACGACCGGGCGACGCGCGACCTGCTGTCGCGCATGATGCAACGGCTGCAGGGCGCGGACACGATGCGGGACCTGACCGAGGTGGTGCAGCGCTTCGTGCCCGAGATCGTCCAGGGTATGTCGGGAATCCTCTATCTGCACGATCGTCATCGCAACGCGATGGTCGAGCGCTGCCGCTGGAAGCTGCCGCGGCATTCACGCTCCGAGTTCACACCGATAGCCTGCTGGGCGCTGCGCCGCGGATCGAGCCATCGGCCTGAAGGCGCGATGATCGACGTGCCCTGCGACCATCTCGACCGAATCCCGGGCGCGATTGTCAACAGCATCTGTCTGCCGCTGATCGCGCAGCGTGAAGCATTGGGTCTGCTCTATTTCGAGCCGATCGCCGATGCGGGTGAACGATCCGCGACCCCGGAAACCTACATGCAGATGCTCGCGGAAAACATCAGCCTCGCGGTCGCCAGCCTCAGGCTGCGCGACGCGCTGCGCGAAATGGCGATGGCGGATCCGCTGACGGGTCTCGCCAACCGGCGCCAGTTGGATACGATGCTGGATCTGCTGCTGGCCGAGTCCGAGCGGAGCGGCCAGACGGTGAGCGCGGTGATGCTCGACGTCGACCATTTCAAGCGCTTCAACGACATGTTCGGGCATGACGCCGGGGATCTCGTGCTGCGGGAAGTGGGGGCGGTGTTGCGCGATGCCGTCCACGATGGCGGGTTGGCCTTTCGCTATGGCGGTGAGGAATTCCTGCTGGTGCTGCCCGCCGTCGGCACGTCGGGCGCGATCGACCTTGCCGAGCAGATCCGGCAACGCATCGCCGCGCTGCATCTCGTCCATGACGGACGCCCGCTGGGGGCGGTGACTGCCTCGATCGGCGTCGCCAACACGCCCGATCATGTCGCCGGTGGCCGTCTCGTGCGCGCGGCGGATGCTGCGCTGCTGCATGCCAAGCAGCACGGTCGCGATCGGGTGATCGTTGCCGTCCGCGACGGCGAGGAAGAGGACGCCGCCTGA